One part of the Mangrovibacillus cuniculi genome encodes these proteins:
- a CDS encoding IreB family regulatory phosphoprotein → MNSFDNTMRFNFSDDSIEHDVKEVLNQVHEALQEKGYNPINQIVGYLLSGDPAYIPRHLDARNLIRKLERDEIIEELVKSYLQQHREG, encoded by the coding sequence ATGAACTCTTTTGACAACACGATGCGCTTTAACTTTTCAGATGATTCCATTGAACATGATGTAAAAGAAGTACTTAATCAAGTGCACGAGGCGTTGCAGGAAAAAGGCTACAATCCTATTAATCAAATAGTGGGTTATCTTTTATCAGGAGATCCTGCTTACATTCCTCGTCATCTGGACGCGCGTAATTTAATTCGTAAATTAGAACGCGATGAGATTATTGAGGAATTAGTAAAATCTTATTTACAACAGCATCGCGAGGGATAA